From the Deltaproteobacteria bacterium genome, one window contains:
- the rho gene encoding transcription termination factor Rho, with protein MTVQFLQKISIDPHERLRMETSGGPLSMRVFDLISPIGKGQRGLIVAPPKTGKTTFLKEICIALAGNHPEVKTYCLLIEERPEEVTDFRRSVPGEVIASSADQDTEHHIQTANALLEKVIGEVNAGKDVLILIDSLTRLARVHNRDAHSGKTLSGGMDANALEIPRRFFGSARKLEEGGSLTIIATALIDTESRMDDYIYQEFKGTGNMELVLSRKLAEARLFPAIDISGSGTRKEEKLFSEEEFSTIHKVRSYLTSLNPADALKKLIETLPKYPSNAEFLKKFSLYGSGGKCVFHGCHPERSEGST; from the coding sequence GTGACCGTGCAATTTCTTCAAAAAATATCGATCGATCCTCATGAGCGTCTCCGGATGGAAACATCGGGCGGGCCTCTTAGCATGCGCGTCTTCGATCTCATTTCTCCGATCGGCAAGGGGCAAAGAGGTCTTATTGTTGCGCCTCCAAAAACGGGGAAGACCACTTTTTTAAAAGAAATTTGCATTGCGCTGGCAGGCAACCATCCTGAAGTCAAGACCTACTGTTTGTTGATTGAGGAACGACCCGAAGAAGTGACTGATTTTAGAAGATCCGTCCCGGGTGAAGTCATTGCTTCTTCTGCGGATCAAGACACCGAACATCATATTCAAACGGCCAACGCACTTTTGGAAAAGGTGATCGGCGAGGTCAATGCAGGGAAGGATGTTTTGATTCTGATCGACTCTCTCACGCGTCTCGCGCGCGTTCACAATCGCGATGCCCACAGCGGCAAAACTCTGAGCGGCGGTATGGACGCCAATGCGCTGGAAATTCCGCGTCGGTTTTTTGGATCCGCGCGCAAACTGGAAGAGGGCGGATCTCTAACAATCATCGCAACCGCCCTCATCGACACGGAAAGCCGGATGGACGATTATATCTATCAAGAGTTCAAAGGGACAGGGAATATGGAGCTTGTGCTTTCGCGAAAACTGGCCGAAGCGAGACTCTTTCCGGCGATTGACATCTCCGGATCCGGCACCCGAAAAGAAGAAAAACTTTTTTCCGAAGAAGAGTTCAGCACGATCCACAAAGTAAGGTCTTACCTGACAAGCCTGAATCCAGCCGACGCTTTGAAAAAACTCATAGAGACTCTCCCAAAATATCCTTCCAATGCAGAGTTCTTGAAAAAATTTAGTCTTTATGGGAGTGGTGGAAAATGCGTTTTTCATGGTTGTCATCCTGAACGCAGTGAAGGATCTACTTGA
- a CDS encoding Ig-like domain-containing protein — MKKILFLFLMIAGCGWQDANQIAPSIDSTSPTNGAGGFALNQAITATFNATMDSATISTSTFTIGNVAGTVSLDSTKKIATFTPSSNLTASTLYTATITTGAKNTNGIGLTSNYVWTFMTGSSSTPTVSSTTPASGATAVPTNQAISATFSNVMDSTTITTTTFSVAGVTGTIAMDATKKIATFTPIALLTANTKFTATISTGVKDSNGNALQSASTWSFTTGN, encoded by the coding sequence ATGAAAAAAATATTGTTTCTCTTTCTTATGATTGCAGGCTGTGGTTGGCAGGATGCCAATCAGATTGCCCCTTCGATTGATTCTACATCGCCCACCAATGGGGCGGGAGGTTTCGCACTCAATCAAGCCATTACGGCCACATTTAATGCCACGATGGATTCCGCAACAATCAGCACCTCCACATTTACCATCGGAAATGTAGCCGGAACTGTTTCTCTGGATAGCACCAAAAAAATCGCGACGTTCACTCCATCCAGCAATCTAACGGCAAGCACACTCTATACAGCAACCATTACAACAGGGGCAAAAAATACAAATGGAATTGGATTGACCAGCAACTATGTCTGGACCTTTATGACCGGAAGCTCAAGCACTCCCACGGTTAGTTCCACAACCCCCGCCAGTGGAGCAACGGCTGTGCCAACAAATCAGGCTATTTCGGCAACCTTCAGTAATGTGATGGATTCCACCACCATTACCACAACAACATTTTCTGTCGCCGGAGTAACGGGAACCATAGCAATGGATGCCACAAAAAAGATCGCTACTTTCACGCCAATTGCTCTTTTAACGGCAAACACCAAGTTTACGGCAACAATTTCTACTGGGGTTAAAGACAGCAACGGCAATGCACTGCAAAGCGCATCAACATGGAGCTTCACCACAGGAAATTAG
- a CDS encoding Smr/MutS family protein, with protein MTEIDLHGMSLEEAQAEVIKFVDQLYYRGEASGRIIHGMGVIAEKLPEWLRSYPHVKSFEAVWSNPGATLVFLAIA; from the coding sequence ATGACGGAAATTGATCTTCATGGCATGAGTTTGGAGGAGGCACAGGCTGAAGTTATCAAATTTGTGGATCAGTTATATTATCGAGGAGAGGCCAGCGGGCGCATCATTCACGGCATGGGTGTGATTGCAGAAAAATTGCCGGAATGGTTGCGAAGCTATCCCCATGTTAAAAGTTTCGAGGCTGTTTGGTCCAATCCGGGAGCAACCCTCGTTTTCTTAGCCATTGCCTAA
- a CDS encoding NYN domain-containing protein — MKILRQSENNYAFIDSQNLNLAIREQGWVLDFTRFRRYLQEKYKVSKAFIFIGFIAQNQDLYTSLQKAGYILIFKPTLFLPDGKVKGNVDAELVLHAMIEYPHYDKAMIVTGDGDFCCLVDYLLKNKKLLKLMIPNRGRYSSLFRKLMPHIVFMNELRVKLEHKKG; from the coding sequence GTGAAAATATTAAGGCAGTCCGAAAATAATTACGCCTTCATTGACAGCCAAAATCTAAATCTTGCCATTCGTGAACAAGGATGGGTGTTAGACTTCACCCGTTTTCGCCGATACCTACAAGAGAAGTATAAGGTTTCAAAAGCCTTTATCTTCATTGGCTTTATCGCACAAAATCAGGATTTATATACTTCGCTCCAGAAAGCAGGCTATATTCTCATTTTCAAACCGACACTCTTTTTGCCGGATGGAAAGGTCAAAGGCAATGTCGATGCAGAACTTGTGCTACATGCAATGATTGAATATCCGCACTATGACAAAGCCATGATTGTCACGGGAGACGGAGATTTTTGTTGTTTGGTCGATTACCTTCTTAAAAATAAAAAATTATTAAAATTAATGATTCCCAATCGGGGGAGGTATTCGTCATTGTTCAGAAAGTTGATGCCGCATATTGTTTTTATGAATGAATTGAGAGTGAAACTGGAGCACAAAAAAGGGTAA
- a CDS encoding MBL fold metallo-hydrolase, with amino-acid sequence MQSVLIQQIPVGMMANFSYLIIDAATKKAAYVDPGWEVEKVLATANQLDVTIEKILITHTHFDHIQELANAYTELKVPVFVSALATGTVEEMGIPVHAVVDSDVIPVGNLSVKCLHTPGHTPGEICFYVGNHLITGDVLFVDACGRVDLPDSDPEEMFETLRKLSQLPDETIIYPGHHYGSTPTDTIGHQKKTNPYLIAAAEGKETFFGRRGV; translated from the coding sequence ATGCAATCGGTATTGATTCAGCAAATCCCGGTGGGGATGATGGCCAATTTTTCCTACCTTATTATTGATGCGGCCACCAAAAAAGCCGCCTATGTTGATCCGGGTTGGGAGGTTGAAAAGGTTTTAGCCACGGCGAATCAACTGGATGTAACCATTGAGAAAATTTTGATTACACATACCCATTTCGATCATATTCAGGAGCTTGCCAACGCTTATACCGAACTTAAAGTCCCGGTTTTTGTTTCCGCATTGGCGACAGGGACTGTTGAAGAAATGGGGATTCCCGTTCACGCTGTTGTTGATAGCGACGTGATTCCGGTTGGAAATCTTTCCGTGAAATGTCTTCACACACCCGGGCACACGCCCGGTGAAATCTGTTTTTATGTCGGGAATCATCTCATCACCGGAGATGTTTTGTTTGTGGATGCCTGCGGAAGAGTTGATCTGCCTGATTCCGATCCTGAAGAAATGTTTGAAACTTTAAGAAAGTTGAGTCAGCTTCCCGATGAGACGATTATTTATCCGGGGCATCATTATGGTTCAACCCCCACCGATACGATCGGCCATCAGAAAAAAACAAATCCTTATTTGATTGCCGCGGCGGAAGGGAAAGAGACGTTTTTTGGCAGGAGGGGAGTATAG
- a CDS encoding SHOCT domain-containing protein, whose protein sequence is MKQKIMKKSLYFFLLLVLGLWSMVYSSVLATKSTYVYTDRRYQSVKRVEVDADDLKDRQINQPYTFSELQLREMLSALKFDKKALFNKNEETDEVIFNQPALDLLVPNLAKAFQEAQPNEEVIFSFVTHKPKVLMRDDRLTIAKSWIEGNQLHIHFKKLMAKISNDYDKMSDVNIAISKAQGVRVSILIQPGQQFGKSTDEVLLAIPPAESGTIDHGPLTVDQKKLEKPATEKAKPVSVTTATPPLPTNTNATEGRLQQLDSLKKKGLINKDEYQKKREEILNSL, encoded by the coding sequence ATGAAACAAAAAATTATGAAAAAGAGTTTGTATTTTTTTCTGCTTTTGGTCCTTGGTCTATGGTCCATGGTCTATAGTTCGGTTTTGGCAACCAAAAGCACGTATGTTTACACAGACCGTCGCTATCAATCCGTTAAGAGGGTTGAGGTTGATGCGGATGACCTCAAAGACCGCCAAATCAACCAACCTTATACTTTTTCAGAACTCCAGCTTAGAGAAATGCTCAGCGCATTGAAATTCGACAAAAAAGCCCTTTTCAACAAAAACGAGGAAACAGACGAAGTTATTTTCAATCAGCCCGCTCTCGATCTTTTGGTCCCCAATCTGGCAAAAGCTTTCCAAGAAGCACAACCCAACGAAGAGGTGATTTTTTCCTTCGTTACTCACAAACCAAAAGTTTTAATGAGAGATGACCGTCTCACCATTGCCAAATCGTGGATTGAAGGAAATCAGCTCCACATCCATTTTAAAAAATTGATGGCCAAAATTTCAAACGATTATGACAAAATGAGCGATGTGAATATCGCCATCAGCAAAGCTCAGGGGGTGCGTGTTTCCATCCTGATTCAACCGGGCCAGCAATTTGGCAAATCAACCGATGAAGTCCTGCTGGCAATTCCGCCTGCGGAAAGCGGGACTATAGACCATGGACCATTGACCGTGGACCAGAAAAAATTGGAAAAACCGGCAACAGAGAAGGCGAAACCCGTTTCTGTAACAACAGCAACGCCTCCTTTACCAACAAATACAAATGCAACAGAAGGGCGCTTGCAACAGTTGGATTCCCTAAAAAAGAAGGGGCTGATTAATAAAGACGAATATCAGAAAAAGCGCGAAGAAATTCTGAACTCTTTATAA